A region of Streptomyces sp. NBC_01788 DNA encodes the following proteins:
- a CDS encoding ArsR/SmtB family transcription factor produces MSTPLYQLKAEFFKTLGHPARIRVLELLSEREHAVAEMLPEVGIEPAHLSQQLAVLRRANLVRTRKEGSNVYYSLANLEVAELMRVARSILSGVLAGQAELLADLRADQPERKPPPQ; encoded by the coding sequence GTGAGTACGCCCCTGTACCAACTGAAGGCCGAGTTCTTCAAGACGCTCGGACACCCGGCCCGTATCCGCGTCCTGGAGTTGCTGAGCGAGCGCGAGCACGCGGTCGCGGAGATGCTGCCCGAGGTGGGGATCGAACCGGCGCACCTGTCCCAGCAGTTGGCGGTGCTGCGGCGGGCGAACCTGGTGCGGACCCGCAAGGAGGGGTCGAACGTGTACTACTCGCTGGCCAACCTGGAGGTGGCGGAACTGATGCGGGTGGCCCGCTCGATCCTGTCGGGTGTGCTGGCGGGGCAGGCGGAGCTGCTCGCCGATCTGCGGGCGGACCAGCCGGAGAGGAAGCCGCCGCCGCAGTGA
- a CDS encoding MFS transporter, giving the protein MNAGIQRAAIAAVQVLGLAVWFSMSAVVPTLRGEWGLDSADAVWLTASVQLGFVTGALTSAALTLADRLPPQRLLAGGAAAAAVCTVLLAVSVDRLATAVPLRFVTGVCLAGVYPVGMKLMASWAHGAARGRSMGVLVAALTLGSTLPHLIAGVGSLPWRGVLLVASAAGLLASCIALAFIRVGPHAAPAAPARNPRYALTMFTQRGPRSANLGYFGHMWELYALWTWIPAYLAATDSARHLPGSVEVTVFLTMGIGGVVGCLLGGWGADRYGRPPAAIAALVTSGLCCLLSPLLLHSPPALVIAFCVLWGAAVIADSGVFSTALSEVADSRYIGTALTAQTAIGFALTVVSIQLTPLLADAVGWRYAFLLLAPGPLAGALAMRALRTGTGSAEPAGRGRTALRH; this is encoded by the coding sequence ATGAACGCGGGCATACAGCGCGCCGCGATCGCCGCCGTACAGGTCCTCGGCCTCGCCGTCTGGTTCTCCATGTCGGCGGTGGTTCCCACACTGCGCGGCGAGTGGGGGCTCGACTCCGCGGACGCCGTATGGCTGACCGCGTCGGTCCAGCTCGGGTTCGTCACCGGCGCGCTCACGTCCGCCGCCCTCACCCTCGCCGACCGACTTCCACCCCAGCGCCTTCTCGCCGGCGGCGCCGCCGCTGCCGCCGTGTGCACCGTGCTCCTGGCCGTGTCGGTCGACCGGCTTGCCACAGCCGTTCCGCTCCGCTTCGTCACTGGTGTGTGCCTGGCCGGTGTGTACCCGGTCGGCATGAAACTCATGGCTTCCTGGGCGCACGGCGCCGCACGCGGAAGGTCCATGGGCGTGCTCGTCGCCGCCCTGACGCTCGGATCGACCCTTCCGCACCTCATCGCCGGCGTCGGGTCACTGCCCTGGCGAGGCGTTCTCCTGGTCGCGTCGGCCGCCGGACTCCTGGCCTCCTGCATCGCGCTGGCCTTCATCCGCGTCGGCCCCCACGCCGCCCCGGCCGCGCCCGCCCGCAACCCCCGCTACGCCCTCACCATGTTCACCCAGCGCGGCCCCCGCTCCGCCAACCTCGGCTACTTCGGGCACATGTGGGAGCTCTACGCCCTGTGGACCTGGATACCCGCCTACCTCGCCGCCACGGACAGTGCCCGTCACCTTCCCGGCTCTGTCGAGGTCACCGTGTTCCTCACCATGGGGATCGGCGGCGTCGTCGGCTGTCTGCTCGGCGGCTGGGGCGCCGACCGCTACGGCCGTCCTCCCGCCGCCATCGCGGCCCTGGTCACCAGTGGCCTGTGCTGTCTGCTCTCACCACTGCTCCTCCACTCCCCGCCGGCGCTCGTGATCGCGTTCTGCGTGCTGTGGGGCGCCGCCGTGATCGCCGACTCCGGAGTGTTCTCCACCGCCCTCAGCGAGGTCGCCGACTCCCGCTACATCGGAACGGCCCTCACGGCCCAGACCGCGATCGGGTTCGCCCTCACGGTCGTCAGCATCCAGCTGACCCCTCTCCTCGCGGACGCCGTCGGCTGGCGCTACGCGTTCCTCCTCCTGGCTCCCGGTCCCTTGGCGGGCGCCCTCGCCATGCGCGCCCTGAGAACCGGAACCGGCTCCGCCGAGCCTGCGGGGCGAGGGCGTACCGCACTCCGGCACTGA
- a CDS encoding Gfo/Idh/MocA family protein produces the protein MRILIASGVRHARDYVPLLRSLPGIEVIGCADTADSPFAEDSAALARTTGIALLDLEQGLASCDIALVCSEPTRHVELALRALEAGRHVIVDKPAATDTLGAQRLWDAADRSRGLLTAVHRLYSPQLVRARRIVDSGAIGLPLAVDAEWLAAGGLDGTTVERPELVCDPALSGGGELMNFGWYPALAIRHLTGLDVEEVVAFSSAAPHAPLFDGPHGTHGVEDAAVLSLRLRNGVVATATVARTPAGVGPAPVSSTLRVLGSHGHVLADEDAPSVSVRGTDGGSVSRQIGGPAGVTALRRLFTEFCDDIRYGRTPLVTAADIHAAVAVVEAALSSARKNGATVAPAVRTAATTGT, from the coding sequence ATGAGGATCCTCATCGCGTCCGGGGTCCGGCACGCCCGTGACTACGTGCCGCTGCTGCGGTCCCTGCCCGGTATCGAAGTGATCGGCTGCGCCGACACCGCCGACAGCCCCTTCGCCGAGGACAGTGCCGCCCTCGCCCGGACGACGGGCATTGCGCTGCTCGACCTGGAGCAGGGTCTCGCCTCCTGCGACATCGCCCTCGTGTGCAGCGAACCCACGCGCCACGTCGAACTGGCACTGAGAGCGCTCGAAGCCGGCCGCCACGTCATCGTCGACAAGCCCGCCGCCACCGACACCCTCGGCGCACAGCGCCTGTGGGACGCCGCCGACCGCTCCCGCGGGCTGCTCACCGCCGTCCACCGTCTGTACTCTCCGCAACTCGTCCGCGCCCGGCGCATCGTGGACTCCGGCGCGATCGGCCTGCCCCTGGCCGTCGACGCGGAGTGGCTCGCGGCCGGCGGACTCGACGGAACCACGGTCGAGCGTCCCGAGCTCGTCTGCGACCCCGCCCTGTCCGGCGGCGGCGAACTCATGAACTTCGGCTGGTATCCGGCTCTGGCGATCCGGCACCTGACCGGACTGGACGTGGAGGAGGTCGTCGCCTTCAGCAGCGCCGCGCCCCACGCGCCCCTCTTCGACGGTCCGCACGGCACCCACGGTGTCGAGGACGCGGCTGTGCTCTCGCTCCGCCTGCGCAACGGAGTGGTGGCGACCGCCACCGTGGCACGCACACCCGCCGGCGTCGGCCCGGCGCCGGTCTCGTCGACCCTGCGGGTGCTCGGCTCGCACGGCCACGTGCTCGCCGACGAGGACGCTCCCTCCGTCTCCGTGCGCGGGACGGACGGCGGCAGCGTGTCCCGCCAGATCGGCGGGCCCGCCGGGGTGACGGCGCTGCGCCGGCTCTTCACCGAGTTCTGCGACGACATCCGCTACGGACGAACTCCCCTGGTCACGGCGGCCGACATCCACGCGGCGGTCGCGGTCGTCGAGGCCGCGCTGTCCTCCGCACGCAAGAACGGCGCCACCGTCGCGCCCGCCGTCCGCACAGCGGCCACAACGGGGACATGA
- a CDS encoding amidohydrolase: MLDTLITGARVRTFDDSRPRAGAVGITGGRIAFVGDEAEAPAAREHRRLDGGLLTPGIIDSHNHLLLGFDPDAVSLEGAETLDEVRRRIAELSEARPDLTWICAENAVYSVVHGRRPHARDLAGITSRPVFVTTYDQHSVWLNDAAIRALRLDEGGDIPWGRPERDADGRATGWVTDFYTSAMTTAGLAGLQRDIPMYSPQRRYRKLLGSLEMATAAGITTVVEPQVPLAEIDLFRRAQDEGRLSSRVIAALFHPMGSDGAFRKQLRAAADAAPNGDRLAFGPVKLYADDVIEPHNAWMLDDYANRPGHRGHPSAPLGELTRVITELDRLGFQTHTHATGDGGIRLALDAIEHAARTNGNRDRRHGIVHVECLAPEDLPRFARLGVTACMQPRHCSPDLVAGTWMDNVGETRWDRAWRLRSLMASGAHVALSSDWQVGEMDPLVGFYSALTRAGLDGKDAWTPAERVGLDDTLRGYTAEGAWAWHRENEYGVIREGAKADLVAWSEDLYALEPDPAALLQQRAEVTWVGGEVVHEAATARATAGHYGALTSCSAHTEGGHAHA, encoded by the coding sequence ATGCTGGACACCCTGATCACCGGCGCCCGCGTGCGCACGTTCGACGATTCCCGCCCGCGGGCCGGCGCCGTCGGCATCACCGGCGGGCGCATCGCCTTCGTGGGCGACGAGGCGGAGGCCCCGGCGGCCCGCGAGCACCGCCGCCTGGACGGGGGACTCCTCACCCCGGGCATCATCGACAGCCACAACCACCTGCTGCTCGGCTTCGACCCCGACGCCGTCAGCCTCGAGGGCGCCGAGACCCTCGACGAGGTCCGCCGCCGTATCGCCGAACTCTCCGAAGCACGCCCGGACCTGACCTGGATCTGCGCCGAGAACGCCGTGTACTCGGTGGTCCACGGCCGCCGCCCGCACGCCCGCGACCTGGCCGGCATCACCTCACGTCCCGTCTTCGTCACCACCTACGACCAGCACTCGGTGTGGCTCAACGACGCCGCGATCCGCGCGCTGCGCCTGGACGAGGGCGGCGACATCCCGTGGGGCCGCCCGGAACGGGACGCCGACGGCCGCGCCACCGGATGGGTCACCGACTTCTACACGAGCGCCATGACGACGGCGGGCCTGGCCGGCCTCCAGCGCGACATCCCGATGTACTCGCCCCAGCGGCGCTACCGGAAGCTGCTGGGCAGCCTGGAGATGGCCACCGCCGCCGGCATCACCACCGTCGTCGAACCGCAGGTCCCGCTCGCCGAGATCGACCTGTTCCGGCGCGCCCAGGACGAGGGGCGCCTCAGCTCCCGCGTCATCGCGGCGCTCTTCCACCCCATGGGGTCCGACGGAGCGTTCCGGAAGCAGTTGCGCGCCGCGGCCGACGCCGCCCCGAACGGTGACCGCCTGGCCTTCGGCCCGGTCAAGCTCTACGCCGACGACGTGATCGAGCCCCACAACGCCTGGATGCTGGACGACTACGCCAACCGGCCCGGGCACCGCGGCCACCCCTCCGCACCGCTGGGCGAGCTCACCCGCGTCATCACCGAACTGGACCGCCTCGGCTTCCAGACCCACACCCACGCGACGGGCGACGGCGGCATCCGCCTGGCCCTGGACGCGATCGAGCACGCCGCGCGCACCAACGGCAATCGGGACCGCCGCCACGGGATCGTGCACGTCGAGTGCCTCGCCCCGGAGGACCTGCCGCGCTTCGCCCGGCTGGGCGTCACCGCCTGCATGCAGCCGCGCCACTGCTCCCCGGACCTCGTGGCCGGCACCTGGATGGACAACGTCGGCGAGACCCGCTGGGACCGCGCCTGGCGACTGCGCTCACTCATGGCGTCCGGCGCCCACGTGGCCCTGTCCAGCGACTGGCAGGTGGGAGAGATGGATCCCCTGGTCGGGTTCTACTCGGCGCTGACCCGGGCCGGGCTCGACGGCAAGGACGCCTGGACCCCGGCGGAACGCGTGGGGCTCGACGACACGTTGCGCGGCTACACGGCCGAGGGCGCCTGGGCCTGGCACCGCGAGAACGAGTACGGCGTCATCCGCGAGGGCGCCAAGGCGGACCTCGTCGCCTGGTCCGAGGACCTCTACGCGCTCGAACCGGACCCGGCGGCGCTGCTCCAGCAGCGGGCCGAGGTCACCTGGGTGGGCGGCGAGGTGGTCCACGAGGCCGCCACCGCACGCGCCACCGCCGGCCACTACGGTGCGCTCACCTCCTGCTCCGCCCACACCGAAGGCGGTCACGCCCATGCCTGA
- a CDS encoding amidohydrolase family protein, with protein MNDHRTASGEVRRFWRRLGLPGLIDVHTHFMPERVLHKVWDYFDAQGPLTGGLAWPITYREEETERTAVLREFGVRAFTAMLYPHKPGMAPWLNGWAADFARRTPDCLHTATLYPEPGVETYVREAVEAGARVFKAHVQVGAYDPADELLDRAWGLLAEARLPVVIHCGSGPAPGKHTGPEPVARVLARHPELRLIVAHMGMPEYEEFLDLAERYGQVRLDTTMAFTDFTEGFMPFPRRALPRLEALGDRVLLGSDFPNIPYPYVHQLHALERLKLGPQWLRAVCHDNAAELFGL; from the coding sequence ATGAACGATCACCGCACGGCATCCGGCGAGGTACGCCGTTTCTGGCGCCGGCTCGGTCTACCCGGTCTGATCGACGTCCACACGCACTTCATGCCCGAGCGTGTCCTGCACAAGGTCTGGGACTACTTCGACGCGCAGGGACCACTGACCGGCGGGCTCGCGTGGCCGATCACCTACCGCGAGGAGGAGACGGAGCGCACGGCCGTCCTCCGGGAGTTCGGCGTCCGGGCCTTCACCGCGATGCTCTACCCGCACAAGCCCGGCATGGCCCCGTGGCTGAACGGATGGGCCGCCGACTTCGCCCGCCGTACCCCCGACTGCCTGCACACCGCCACCCTCTACCCCGAGCCGGGCGTCGAGACGTACGTCCGCGAGGCAGTCGAAGCGGGCGCGCGCGTGTTCAAGGCTCATGTACAGGTGGGAGCGTACGACCCGGCCGACGAACTCCTCGATCGGGCCTGGGGGTTGCTGGCCGAGGCACGACTCCCCGTGGTGATCCACTGCGGTTCGGGGCCCGCACCGGGCAAGCACACCGGCCCTGAGCCGGTCGCGCGGGTGCTGGCACGGCACCCGGAACTGCGCCTGATCGTCGCGCACATGGGGATGCCCGAGTACGAGGAGTTCCTGGACCTTGCCGAGCGTTACGGGCAGGTGCGGCTGGACACGACGATGGCGTTCACCGACTTCACCGAGGGATTCATGCCGTTCCCGCGCCGGGCCCTGCCCCGGCTCGAAGCGCTCGGCGACCGCGTCCTGCTCGGCTCCGACTTCCCCAACATCCCCTATCCCTACGTCCATCAGCTCCACGCCCTGGAGCGGCTGAAGCTCGGACCGCAGTGGCTGCGGGCCGTGTGCCACGACAACGCGGCAGAACTGTTCGGGCTGTGA
- a CDS encoding APC family permease — MPDSSRPSGVAEGTATRTTANRRPAAPGSTATVADGEQAQEAPGGTQLRRSLKLRHIVFLGLAFMAPLAVFDTFGLVSEATDGHVPLAYLAVLVAVGLTALSYARMARRITSAGSVYTYAGKSLGAAVGFLVGWSATLDYVLLPMLNALLAAIYMGAVLPGVPAWVWVLSTVVVCTALNLVGVRLAAKVNVALVVIQAGVAIAFLVFAVRAIATHGESFGTTGWDPASVPLPALLSGASLLALSFLGFDAVSTLSEEAEQPRRDIPRAILLIVAAAGVFFLAITYAMQTLFPDVSAVGDIVGASPEIAKYIGGAAFQAVFVGGYLTAVLGCGLTQQMSAARLLFAMGRDGMLPRAVFGRVDPRTGVPALNVLIVGLIAASAVFLDLGSAASLINFGAYVAFAAVNLAVIGFWVRDRRAGRPEARGPVAAVLQVVLPVLGFVVNAALWVSLDTPAKVVGVIWALVGVAILTLRTGGFRRPVRTLNLEE, encoded by the coding sequence ATGCCTGACAGCAGCCGTCCCTCAGGCGTCGCCGAGGGCACCGCCACACGGACCACGGCGAACCGCCGGCCCGCGGCACCTGGCAGTACCGCGACCGTCGCCGACGGCGAACAGGCCCAGGAGGCCCCGGGCGGCACACAGTTGCGCCGCAGCCTGAAGCTGCGCCACATCGTCTTCCTCGGCCTGGCCTTCATGGCGCCCCTGGCGGTGTTCGACACCTTCGGTCTGGTCTCCGAGGCGACCGACGGCCATGTGCCGCTCGCCTACCTGGCCGTCCTCGTCGCGGTGGGGCTCACGGCGCTCAGCTACGCACGGATGGCCCGCCGCATCACCTCCGCCGGATCCGTGTACACCTACGCCGGCAAGTCGCTCGGGGCGGCCGTGGGCTTCCTGGTGGGCTGGTCCGCCACGCTGGACTACGTGCTGCTGCCCATGCTCAACGCCCTGCTGGCCGCGATCTACATGGGCGCCGTGCTGCCCGGCGTCCCGGCGTGGGTGTGGGTGCTCTCCACCGTGGTGGTCTGCACGGCACTGAACCTGGTGGGCGTGCGGCTGGCGGCCAAGGTGAACGTGGCGCTCGTGGTCATCCAGGCCGGCGTCGCCATCGCGTTCCTGGTGTTCGCGGTGCGTGCCATCGCCACCCATGGCGAGTCGTTCGGAACCACCGGCTGGGACCCGGCCTCGGTGCCGCTGCCCGCCCTGCTCAGCGGCGCCTCGCTGCTGGCGCTGTCGTTCCTGGGCTTCGACGCCGTCTCCACCCTCTCCGAGGAGGCCGAGCAGCCACGCCGGGACATCCCGCGGGCCATCCTGCTCATCGTGGCCGCCGCCGGGGTGTTCTTCCTGGCCATCACCTACGCCATGCAGACGCTCTTCCCGGACGTCTCGGCCGTGGGCGACATCGTGGGCGCCTCGCCGGAGATCGCCAAGTACATCGGCGGTGCCGCGTTCCAGGCGGTGTTCGTGGGCGGCTACCTCACCGCGGTGCTCGGGTGCGGTCTGACCCAGCAGATGAGTGCGGCACGGCTGCTGTTCGCCATGGGCCGCGACGGCATGCTGCCGCGCGCCGTCTTCGGGCGGGTCGATCCGCGTACCGGCGTCCCCGCCCTCAACGTGCTCATCGTGGGCCTCATCGCCGCCTCCGCCGTCTTCCTGGACCTCGGCAGCGCCGCCTCACTGATCAACTTCGGCGCCTACGTCGCCTTCGCCGCGGTGAACCTCGCGGTGATCGGGTTCTGGGTGCGCGACCGGCGCGCCGGACGGCCGGAGGCCCGCGGACCCGTCGCCGCCGTGCTGCAAGTGGTGCTGCCGGTTCTCGGGTTCGTCGTGAACGCGGCCCTGTGGGTCAGCCTGGACACCCCGGCCAAGGTCGTGGGCGTCATCTGGGCGCTGGTGGGCGTGGCAATCCTCACGCTCCGCACGGGCGGATTCCGGCGCCCGGTGCGGACGTTGAACCTGGAGGAATAG
- a CDS encoding TetR/AcrR family transcriptional regulator: MARRKNQNERRAHLIQAVIDTTAETGLRSLSLADVARKAGLTRGAVLYYYDDLDALLSEAYRAGMERFCDRRDALPGTIEDPARLLGETIRAGLPTGPDDALMRLLYEFDVLAESSPLHTKLVESMYERQLATYRTVLELGAAAGAFNLVLDTATAALNLVALEDAYGLHIVAGNGQITVQRAVEAMLDASRAFGAPAA, translated from the coding sequence ATGGCCCGCCGAAAAAATCAGAACGAACGCCGCGCCCACCTCATCCAGGCGGTCATCGACACGACCGCCGAGACCGGGCTCCGCTCCCTCTCACTCGCGGACGTGGCACGCAAGGCGGGGCTGACCCGAGGGGCCGTCCTCTACTACTACGACGACCTCGACGCGCTGCTGAGCGAGGCCTATCGCGCGGGCATGGAACGTTTCTGCGACCGGCGGGACGCGTTGCCGGGCACGATCGAGGATCCAGCGCGACTCCTGGGGGAGACGATCCGCGCCGGACTCCCGACAGGACCCGACGACGCGCTGATGCGCCTGCTGTACGAGTTCGACGTGCTGGCCGAGAGTTCCCCGCTGCACACCAAGTTGGTCGAGTCGATGTACGAGCGGCAACTGGCCACGTACCGGACCGTCCTCGAACTCGGCGCCGCGGCGGGGGCGTTCAACCTCGTCCTGGACACCGCGACGGCGGCCCTGAACCTGGTGGCGCTGGAGGACGCCTACGGACTGCACATCGTGGCCGGCAACGGTCAGATCACTGTGCAGCGCGCCGTCGAGGCGATGCTCGACGCGTCACGGGCGTTCGGCGCACCGGCCGCGTGA
- a CDS encoding SulP family inorganic anion transporter: protein MRRDPRRDLLAGLTVAIVALPLALGFGVSSGLGAEAGLATAVVAGALAAVFGGSNLQVSGPTGAMTVVLVPIVGQYGPTAVLTVGLMAGVMLVVLAAFRAGRYMQYVPAPVIEGFTLGIAGVIGLQQVPNALGVPKPEDDKVLVITWHAVEEFVKAPDWTAVGLAVCVVVLMLAGARWRPTVPFSIVAVIAATVVAQVAGLDAKPIGDLPAGLPAPSLSFLDPGSLGSLLAPAVAVAALAALESLMSAAAADAMTVGQRHDPDRELLGQGLANIAAPLFGGVPATGAIARTAVNVRTGARSRLAALTHAAVLAVIVFAAAPLVSKIPLAALAGVLLATAIRMVEVGSLKAMARATRSDAVILVLTAAATLALDLVYAVIIGLLTAGALALRAVAMQARFDQVSLDRGDHTDEEHQLLAEHIVAYRIDGPLFFAAAHRFLLELTEVAAVKVVVLRMSRVSTMDATGALVLRDAVEKLNRRGILVLASGIRPEQRQVLDSVGALELLQHEGRDYAHTPEAIHAARDHLYLAGVLPAEPTAPTGQWRDRTREDRAHVLDE from the coding sequence ATGCGGCGTGATCCGCGCCGTGACCTGCTCGCCGGGCTGACGGTGGCGATCGTGGCGCTGCCGCTCGCCCTCGGCTTCGGGGTGTCTTCCGGGCTCGGCGCCGAAGCAGGTCTGGCGACCGCGGTGGTCGCCGGCGCGCTGGCCGCCGTGTTCGGCGGGTCGAATCTCCAGGTGTCGGGGCCGACCGGGGCGATGACCGTGGTCCTGGTGCCGATCGTCGGTCAATACGGTCCGACCGCCGTTCTCACGGTGGGCCTGATGGCCGGCGTGATGCTCGTCGTCCTCGCCGCGTTCAGGGCCGGGCGCTATATGCAGTACGTGCCGGCACCCGTGATCGAGGGCTTCACGCTCGGCATCGCCGGAGTGATCGGGTTGCAGCAGGTGCCGAACGCGCTGGGCGTGCCCAAACCCGAGGACGACAAGGTCCTCGTCATCACCTGGCACGCGGTCGAGGAGTTCGTGAAGGCGCCGGACTGGACCGCCGTGGGACTCGCGGTCTGCGTGGTCGTGCTCATGCTGGCCGGTGCGCGGTGGCGGCCCACCGTGCCGTTCTCCATCGTCGCCGTGATCGCCGCCACGGTCGTGGCCCAGGTCGCCGGACTGGACGCGAAGCCGATCGGCGACCTGCCCGCGGGACTGCCCGCGCCTTCCCTCTCCTTCCTCGATCCCGGCTCGCTCGGCTCACTGCTCGCCCCGGCCGTGGCGGTGGCCGCGCTGGCCGCGCTGGAGTCGCTGATGTCCGCGGCCGCCGCCGACGCGATGACGGTGGGGCAGCGCCACGACCCGGACCGGGAGCTGCTCGGCCAGGGGCTGGCCAACATCGCCGCCCCGCTGTTCGGCGGCGTCCCGGCCACCGGAGCCATCGCACGCACCGCCGTCAACGTCCGCACGGGTGCCCGCTCCCGGCTGGCCGCCCTCACCCACGCCGCCGTCCTCGCGGTGATCGTCTTCGCGGCGGCTCCCCTGGTGTCGAAGATCCCGCTGGCGGCGCTGGCCGGCGTGCTGCTGGCCACCGCGATCCGCATGGTCGAGGTCGGCTCGCTGAAGGCGATGGCCCGCGCCACCCGGTCCGACGCCGTGATCCTCGTCCTGACAGCGGCCGCGACGCTGGCCCTGGACCTGGTGTACGCGGTGATCATCGGCCTGTTGACCGCCGGTGCCCTCGCCCTGCGCGCCGTGGCGATGCAGGCCCGCTTCGACCAGGTGTCCCTCGACCGGGGTGACCACACCGACGAGGAGCACCAGCTGCTCGCCGAGCACATCGTCGCCTACCGCATCGACGGTCCGCTGTTCTTCGCCGCCGCGCACCGCTTCCTGCTGGAGCTGACCGAGGTGGCCGCCGTGAAGGTCGTCGTCCTGCGGATGTCGCGGGTGTCCACGATGGACGCCACCGGCGCCCTCGTCCTGAGGGACGCGGTGGAGAAGCTGAACCGGCGCGGCATCCTCGTCCTGGCCTCCGGGATCCGTCCCGAGCAGCGGCAGGTGCTCGACTCCGTCGGTGCTTTGGAACTGCTTCAGCACGAGGGCCGTGACTACGCCCACACACCCGAGGCGATCCACGCCGCACGCGATCACCTGTACCTGGCCGGAGTCCTGCCGGCCGAGCCGACGGCACCGACTGGACAGTGGCGCGACAGGACACGCGAGGATAGGGCGCATGTTCTTGACGAGTAG
- a CDS encoding Gfo/Idh/MocA family protein, with product MAVLGAGAIARDHVAALAQVPGMRLAHVVDRHPERAAALAALAEGATWSTDPASAWSDGIDVTAVCTSPESHAEFSVAALEAGRAVLLEKPAALNVADTDRILAAARTAGRPLLVAQTARFQPVHLEVARAVAEGAIGTPRLAHLTWYTGHVWPGGWRGWQLNPSRSGGHVAHNGVHALDLLTWVMDDEPVRVFARPCRTWAPGMPTPDSFQILVRFAGGALATVELCYALAERGTFVRRLVLSGTTGTLHHSSEDEPRAHSASPVAPASIDGAMTEQTRHLRDVLDGVAAPLTAPHQIRAALAAALAAQLSADEGRPVDVKEVC from the coding sequence GTGGCCGTCCTGGGCGCCGGTGCCATCGCCCGTGACCACGTCGCCGCGCTCGCGCAGGTCCCGGGAATGCGGCTGGCCCACGTCGTCGACCGTCACCCCGAGCGGGCCGCCGCGCTGGCCGCCCTCGCCGAGGGAGCCACGTGGTCCACCGACCCGGCGAGCGCGTGGTCGGACGGCATCGACGTCACCGCCGTGTGCACCTCACCCGAATCGCATGCGGAGTTCTCCGTGGCGGCGCTGGAAGCCGGCCGCGCGGTCCTCCTGGAGAAGCCCGCCGCGCTGAACGTGGCCGACACCGACCGGATCCTCGCCGCCGCGAGGACCGCGGGCCGGCCCCTGCTCGTCGCCCAGACGGCCCGCTTCCAGCCCGTCCACCTCGAAGTCGCCCGGGCGGTCGCCGAGGGCGCGATCGGCACTCCGCGCCTGGCCCACCTCACCTGGTACACCGGGCACGTCTGGCCCGGAGGCTGGCGAGGCTGGCAGCTGAACCCGTCCCGTTCCGGAGGCCATGTCGCCCACAACGGCGTGCACGCCCTCGACCTGCTGACCTGGGTCATGGACGACGAACCGGTCCGCGTCTTCGCGCGCCCCTGCCGCACCTGGGCGCCCGGGATGCCGACCCCCGACAGCTTCCAGATCCTCGTACGCTTCGCCGGCGGCGCCCTCGCCACCGTGGAACTGTGTTACGCCCTCGCGGAACGCGGCACGTTCGTCCGCCGGCTCGTGCTGTCCGGCACGACCGGCACCCTGCACCACAGCAGCGAGGACGAGCCGAGAGCGCACTCCGCGTCGCCGGTCGCCCCCGCCTCGATCGACGGCGCCATGACGGAGCAGACCAGGCATCTGCGCGACGTGCTCGACGGCGTGGCCGCCCCGCTGACCGCTCCCCACCAGATACGTGCCGCTCTGGCCGCCGCCTTGGCGGCACAGCTCAGCGCGGACGAGGGCCGCCCCGTCGACGTCAAGGAGGTCTGCTGA
- a CDS encoding response regulator transcription factor — MRVLIVEDETYMAEAIRDGLRLEAIAADIAGDGDTALELLSVNAYDIAVLDRDIPGPSGDEIAKGIVASGSGMPILMLTAADRLDDKATGFELGADDYLTKPFDLRELVLRLRALDRRRAHNRPPVREIAGLRLDPFRREVHRHGRHVALTRKQFAVLEVLVAAEGGVVSAEELLERAWDENADPFTNAVRITVSALRKRLGEPWVIATVPGAGYRIDTRPQAGAEGGDRG, encoded by the coding sequence ATGCGTGTACTGATCGTCGAGGACGAAACCTATATGGCGGAGGCCATCCGCGACGGCCTGCGTCTGGAAGCGATCGCGGCGGACATCGCAGGCGACGGCGACACGGCGCTGGAACTGCTGAGCGTCAACGCCTACGACATCGCCGTCCTCGACCGGGACATCCCCGGACCCAGCGGTGACGAGATCGCCAAAGGCATCGTCGCCTCCGGCAGCGGCATGCCGATCCTCATGCTCACCGCCGCCGACCGTCTCGACGACAAGGCCACCGGGTTCGAACTCGGCGCCGACGACTACCTCACGAAGCCGTTCGACCTCCGGGAACTCGTACTCAGGCTCAGAGCACTCGACCGCAGACGTGCACACAACAGGCCGCCCGTGCGGGAGATCGCGGGTCTGCGGCTGGATCCGTTCCGCCGGGAGGTCCACCGCCACGGCCGCCATGTCGCGCTGACCAGGAAGCAGTTCGCGGTGCTCGAAGTCCTCGTCGCGGCCGAGGGCGGTGTCGTCAGCGCCGAGGAACTCCTGGAACGCGCGTGGGACGAGAACGCGGACCCGTTCACCAACGCGGTGCGCATCACCGTATCGGCGCTGCGCAAGCGTCTTGGCGAACCCTGGGTCATCGCCACCGTGCCGGGCGCCGGCTACCGCATCGACACGCGACCGCAGGCCGGAGCCGAGGGAGGAGACCGTGGATAG